A single Streptomyces sp. Edi2 DNA region contains:
- a CDS encoding PP2C family serine/threonine-protein phosphatase, translated as MGVTEPSRCPGCDEPLAPGDNFCGRCGAALPAPAATPAYDARPAHGVPAAPPVPPPPPVPPGVPGPAGPPHANSAGAAGPPPPPDPQARLPYGDAGTVPGPGPVPAPVPGNAPPVPSHAPSVPGHAPSVAGPAPVAGPAPVPGAAPVTGGPASVAGGPAPAADTPPPVDPPVDPPAAAPVDPRVAGAAGGAARCAACRSGAVGPDGYCEHCGHAQPRERDHMERELAGIAAVSDRGHRHHRNEDFFALRAAALPDGTPAVVAVVCDGVSSATRPDEASTAASEAAGEALRTSLPQGTHPQQAMHEAILAASSAVDALAPDPASAHDAHRQQNAPACTFVGAVVGGGLLTVGWVGDSRAYWIPDDRTAPPARLTEDDSWAAQMVANNLMSEAEANADERAHAITGWLGADAYEVEPHTATFKPDGPGVVVVCTDGLWNYAESAEQMAAVLPYDAPSRPLESARTLVTHALDGGGHDNVTVAVVPFPAPAGRAGSA; from the coding sequence ATGGGTGTGACTGAGCCGTCCCGGTGCCCGGGCTGCGACGAACCGCTGGCTCCGGGAGACAACTTCTGCGGGCGGTGCGGCGCCGCTCTCCCGGCGCCCGCCGCGACGCCGGCGTACGACGCCCGGCCCGCGCACGGCGTCCCCGCCGCACCTCCCGTGCCGCCCCCGCCACCGGTGCCGCCCGGGGTGCCCGGTCCGGCCGGGCCGCCGCACGCCAATAGTGCGGGTGCGGCCGGGCCGCCGCCTCCTCCGGACCCGCAGGCCCGCCTCCCGTACGGGGACGCGGGCACGGTGCCGGGGCCTGGCCCCGTGCCTGCGCCGGTGCCGGGCAACGCCCCGCCGGTGCCCAGCCATGCGCCCTCGGTGCCTGGCCATGCCCCCTCGGTGGCCGGTCCCGCACCGGTGGCCGGTCCCGCCCCCGTGCCCGGTGCCGCACCGGTGACCGGTGGTCCCGCGTCCGTGGCCGGTGGTCCCGCCCCGGCGGCCGACACGCCGCCGCCCGTGGACCCGCCGGTGGACCCGCCCGCCGCCGCGCCCGTCGACCCGCGCGTGGCCGGAGCGGCAGGCGGCGCCGCCCGCTGTGCCGCCTGCCGTTCCGGCGCCGTGGGGCCGGACGGCTACTGCGAGCACTGCGGGCACGCCCAGCCCCGTGAACGCGACCACATGGAGCGCGAGTTGGCGGGCATCGCGGCGGTCAGCGACCGGGGCCACCGGCACCACCGCAACGAGGACTTCTTCGCGCTCCGCGCCGCCGCGCTCCCCGACGGCACCCCCGCCGTGGTCGCGGTGGTCTGTGACGGCGTCTCCTCGGCGACCCGTCCGGACGAGGCGTCCACGGCGGCGTCCGAGGCCGCCGGCGAGGCGCTGCGAACGTCACTGCCGCAAGGCACCCATCCCCAACAGGCCATGCACGAGGCCATCCTGGCGGCCTCCTCCGCCGTCGACGCGCTGGCCCCCGACCCCGCCTCGGCGCATGACGCACACCGTCAGCAGAACGCCCCGGCCTGCACCTTCGTCGGTGCGGTGGTGGGCGGCGGACTGCTGACCGTCGGCTGGGTCGGCGACAGCCGCGCCTACTGGATCCCCGATGACCGTACGGCGCCGCCCGCCCGGCTCACCGAGGACGACTCCTGGGCCGCCCAGATGGTCGCCAACAACCTGATGTCCGAGGCCGAGGCGAACGCCGACGAGCGGGCGCACGCCATCACCGGCTGGCTCGGGGCGGACGCGTACGAGGTCGAGCCGCACACCGCCACGTTCAAGCCGGACGGGCCCGGTGTCGTCGTGGTGTGCACCGACGGGCTGTGGAACTACGCGGAGTCCGCGGAGCAGATGGCCGCGGTGCTGCCGTACGACGCGCCCAGCAGGCCGCTGGAGAGCGCCCGCACGCTGGTCACCCACGCCCTCGACGGCGGCGGCCACGACAATGTAACGGTGGCAGTGGTGCCGTTCCCCGCCCCCGCGGGGCGGGCAGGATCGGCCTGA
- a CDS encoding VWA domain-containing protein: protein MANFTKSRVPRFCTEVYQNPCLPEGGREVHAIVTVTATGGGTTGGRPVRAVGTGGPDAGVVIMVDCSGSMDHPPEKMRGARAATAAAIDTVRDGARFAVVAGTHRAAEIFPGGGRLAVAGAATRARAKEALRKLSAGGGTAIGTWLRLTGRLLSDAEVGIRHAVLLTDGRNEHESSQELRAVLDACAGSFTCDARGVGTDWEVKEVTGIASALLGTADIVADPAHLTTDFTQLMEKAMGKEIADVALRLWTPLGAETVFVRQVAPAVAELTGRRRDAGPRSGDYPTGSWGDESRDYHLCLRVPAAAVGQEMLACRVSLIISAPDGPAPSATPPRPLAQGLVRAVWTDDVTASTSINPQVAHYTGQAELAYVIQQGLDARKSGDTDGAMAKLGRAVQLAGVSGNEETAKLLAKVVDVVDAATGTVRLKAKVAEADEMTLETRSTKTVRMKN, encoded by the coding sequence ATGGCCAACTTCACCAAGTCCCGCGTGCCGCGCTTCTGTACCGAGGTGTACCAGAACCCCTGCCTGCCCGAAGGCGGGCGCGAGGTGCACGCCATCGTGACGGTCACCGCTACCGGGGGCGGCACGACCGGGGGCCGGCCGGTCCGTGCGGTGGGCACCGGCGGGCCGGACGCCGGCGTGGTGATCATGGTGGACTGCTCCGGGTCGATGGACCATCCCCCGGAGAAGATGCGCGGCGCTCGTGCGGCGACGGCCGCCGCCATCGACACCGTGCGCGACGGCGCCCGCTTCGCGGTGGTGGCCGGAACACACCGGGCCGCCGAGATCTTCCCCGGCGGCGGCCGGCTGGCCGTAGCCGGTGCGGCAACCCGCGCACGGGCGAAGGAGGCCCTGCGGAAGCTGAGCGCGGGCGGCGGTACGGCCATCGGGACCTGGCTGCGGCTGACCGGCCGGCTGCTGTCGGACGCCGAGGTGGGTATCCGGCACGCCGTTCTGCTCACCGACGGCCGCAATGAACACGAGTCATCGCAGGAGCTGCGCGCCGTCCTGGACGCCTGCGCCGGCTCGTTCACCTGCGACGCCCGCGGCGTCGGCACGGACTGGGAGGTCAAGGAGGTCACCGGGATCGCCTCGGCGCTGCTCGGCACCGCCGATATCGTCGCCGACCCGGCGCACCTCACCACCGACTTCACGCAGCTGATGGAGAAGGCGATGGGCAAGGAGATCGCCGATGTCGCCCTGCGGCTGTGGACCCCGCTGGGCGCCGAGACCGTCTTCGTCAGGCAGGTGGCGCCCGCCGTGGCGGAGCTGACCGGTCGGCGCCGGGATGCGGGCCCGCGGTCGGGGGACTATCCGACCGGCTCCTGGGGCGACGAGTCCCGCGACTACCACCTCTGCCTGCGGGTCCCCGCAGCCGCCGTCGGCCAGGAAATGCTCGCCTGCCGCGTCTCGTTGATCATCTCCGCGCCGGACGGCCCTGCCCCGTCCGCCACCCCGCCGCGCCCCCTGGCGCAGGGGCTCGTACGCGCCGTGTGGACGGACGATGTGACCGCTTCCACATCGATCAATCCGCAGGTCGCGCACTACACAGGACAGGCGGAACTGGCATATGTCATCCAGCAGGGCCTGGATGCCCGCAAGTCGGGTGATACCGACGGCGCCATGGCGAAACTGGGCCGTGCGGTGCAGCTGGCAGGCGTCTCGGGCAACGAGGAGACTGCGAAACTGCTTGCGAAGGTGGTGGACGTCGTCGATGCGGCGACCGGTACTGTGCGACTGAAGGCGAAGGTCGCCGAAGCGGACGAGATGACTCTCGAGACGCGCTCGACGAAAACCGTTCGCATGAAGAATTAG
- a CDS encoding FHA domain-containing protein — protein MPTCPSGHQSVAEDWCEVCGQRMAGAVPPSPSLPAGFLNTPPGPPPGQPGPPPGQPGPPPGQPGPPPGGPGPGFGGPGAPDGQGGQDSQGGYGFPPPAPGPQGGQDGYGFPPPAPGPGGPGPQGGQDGYGFPPPAPGPAAPGPGTQGGQGGQGGYGFPPPAPGPQGGPGQPGPSGQPGQSETCPQCGTPREAMAPFCEGCRYNFLTNSPTSYAPPQPGPQGGQGGYGFPPPAPGPQGGQDGYGFPPPQQPQPQPPQQHGMPPGGPGGFPGQPGPGGPGQPGPGNFPDQPGPGGFPDQPGPGGYPGMPGPGPAGQPGPPQQQQGGDDWTLNPPSAQPGPPPMAPAPPGPGPQAPFEQQPPSPFPPQPQAPYEQQQPQAPFEQQQPGPYEQQQQPAPFEQQQMPPQQQPGPDQQWNGGPGQGPAAPPQGPQPVVGNGWVVAIAPDREYFMAMMGRSGPEAAGLNLPSYSPEQVLPLANGQIAVGRRRNSTGEAPDIDLGSTPEDPGVSHQHALLVQQQDGSWAVVDQNSTNGTTVNLAEDPIQPYVPVPLHEGDRVHVGAWTTLTVRRG, from the coding sequence ATGCCGACCTGCCCGAGCGGCCACCAGTCGGTGGCCGAAGACTGGTGCGAGGTGTGCGGCCAGCGGATGGCGGGCGCTGTGCCCCCGTCGCCCTCCTTGCCTGCAGGATTCCTGAACACGCCGCCCGGCCCGCCGCCCGGACAGCCCGGCCCGCCCCCTGGACAGCCCGGCCCGCCCCCCGGCCAGCCCGGCCCGCCGCCCGGCGGCCCCGGCCCCGGCTTCGGCGGCCCCGGCGCACCGGACGGCCAGGGCGGCCAGGACAGCCAGGGCGGCTACGGCTTCCCGCCCCCGGCACCCGGCCCCCAGGGCGGCCAGGACGGCTACGGTTTCCCGCCCCCCGCTCCCGGCCCCGGCGGCCCCGGCCCCCAGGGCGGCCAGGACGGCTACGGTTTCCCGCCGCCCGCCCCCGGCCCCGCGGCTCCCGGCCCCGGCACCCAGGGTGGTCAGGGCGGCCAGGGCGGCTACGGCTTCCCGCCCCCCGCGCCGGGCCCCCAGGGCGGCCCCGGGCAGCCCGGTCCGTCCGGGCAGCCCGGCCAGTCCGAGACCTGCCCTCAGTGCGGTACCCCGCGTGAGGCGATGGCGCCGTTCTGTGAGGGCTGCCGCTACAACTTCCTCACCAACTCCCCCACGTCCTACGCGCCGCCGCAGCCGGGCCCGCAGGGCGGCCAGGGCGGCTATGGCTTCCCCCCGCCCGCACCCGGGCCGCAGGGTGGCCAGGACGGCTACGGCTTCCCGCCCCCGCAGCAGCCCCAGCCCCAGCCCCCGCAGCAGCACGGCATGCCCCCCGGCGGCCCCGGCGGCTTCCCGGGTCAGCCGGGCCCCGGCGGCCCCGGTCAGCCCGGCCCCGGCAATTTTCCCGACCAGCCCGGCCCGGGCGGTTTCCCTGACCAGCCCGGCCCCGGTGGCTACCCCGGCATGCCCGGCCCCGGCCCGGCCGGCCAGCCCGGCCCGCCGCAGCAGCAGCAGGGCGGCGACGACTGGACGCTGAATCCGCCGAGCGCCCAGCCCGGGCCCCCGCCGATGGCACCCGCCCCGCCCGGACCGGGCCCGCAGGCCCCGTTCGAACAGCAGCCGCCGTCGCCGTTCCCGCCCCAGCCGCAGGCCCCGTACGAACAGCAGCAGCCGCAGGCTCCGTTCGAGCAGCAGCAGCCCGGCCCGTACGAGCAGCAGCAGCAGCCCGCGCCGTTCGAGCAGCAGCAGATGCCGCCGCAGCAGCAGCCCGGGCCCGACCAGCAGTGGAACGGCGGCCCCGGCCAGGGGCCCGCGGCACCGCCGCAGGGTCCGCAGCCGGTCGTCGGCAACGGCTGGGTGGTGGCGATCGCGCCGGACCGCGAGTACTTCATGGCGATGATGGGCCGCAGCGGCCCGGAGGCGGCGGGGCTCAATCTGCCCTCGTACTCCCCCGAGCAGGTGCTCCCGCTCGCCAACGGACAGATCGCGGTCGGCCGCCGCCGGAACAGCACCGGTGAGGCCCCGGACATCGATCTGGGCAGCACGCCGGAGGACCCGGGCGTCTCGCACCAGCACGCGCTGCTGGTGCAGCAGCAGGACGGCAGCTGGGCGGTGGTGGACCAGAACTCCACCAACGGCACGACGGTCAACCTCGCCGAGGACCCCATCCAGCCCTATGTGCCGGTACCGCTCCATGAGGGCGACCGGGTGCATGTCGGTGCCTGGACGACGCTGACCGTCCGCCGCGGCTGA
- a CDS encoding globin translates to MNKIPRGTLEEQTFYEQVGGEETFRRLVHRFYQGVAEDPLLRPMYPEEDLGPAEERLALFLMQYWGGPRTYSDGRGHPRLRMRHAPFTVDRAAHDAWLRHMRDAVDSLDLSEAHATQLWNYLTYAAASMINAAD, encoded by the coding sequence GTGAACAAGATTCCACGCGGCACGCTCGAGGAGCAGACCTTCTACGAACAGGTCGGTGGCGAGGAGACCTTCCGGCGCCTGGTGCACCGCTTCTACCAGGGAGTCGCCGAGGACCCGCTGCTGCGGCCGATGTACCCGGAGGAGGACCTGGGCCCGGCCGAGGAGCGGCTTGCGCTCTTCCTCATGCAGTACTGGGGCGGCCCCCGTACGTACAGCGACGGGCGCGGACACCCGCGGCTGCGGATGCGGCACGCCCCCTTCACCGTCGACCGGGCCGCCCACGACGCCTGGCTGCGCCACATGCGGGACGCGGTGGACTCCCTCGACCTGTCCGAGGCCCACGCCACGCAGCTGTGGAACTACCTGACGTACGCGGCCGCCTCGATGATCAACGCCGCGGACTGA
- a CDS encoding thioesterase family protein — MRYLYSCPLRWSDMDAFGHVNNAVFVRYLEEARIDFMRRLAPEGGSPSFTGGSVVARHEIDYVRPLVHRPAPVTVELWVTKISAASMTVGYEVKDEDALYLRASTVVVPYNFTEERPRRLTAEEKAILKEYLDDASHQTSHQTSHPKGTAAV, encoded by the coding sequence GTGCGTTACCTCTACTCCTGCCCCCTGCGCTGGTCGGACATGGACGCGTTCGGCCATGTCAACAACGCGGTGTTCGTCCGCTACCTCGAAGAGGCGCGGATCGACTTCATGCGCCGGCTGGCGCCGGAGGGCGGCAGTCCGTCGTTCACGGGCGGCTCGGTCGTCGCCCGGCACGAGATCGACTATGTGCGGCCGCTGGTGCACCGGCCCGCCCCGGTGACCGTCGAACTGTGGGTGACGAAGATCAGCGCCGCGTCGATGACGGTCGGCTACGAGGTCAAGGACGAGGACGCGCTCTACCTGCGCGCCTCGACCGTCGTCGTCCCGTACAACTTCACCGAGGAGCGCCCGCGCCGCCTCACCGCGGAGGAGAAGGCGATCCTCAAGGAGTATCTGGACGACGCGTCACACCAGACGTCACACCAGACGTCGCACCCGAAGGGGACCGCCGCGGTATGA
- the ettA gene encoding energy-dependent translational throttle protein EttA gives MAEYIYTMRKARKAHGDKVILDDVSLSFLPGAKIGVVGPNGAGKSTVLKIMAGLEQPSNGDAFLSPGYTVGMLLQEPPLDESKTVLQNVQDGAAETMGKLHRFNEVAELMATDYSDALMEEMGKLQEDLDHANAWDLDTQLEQAMDALGCPPGDWPVTNLSGGERRRVALCKLLLEAPDLLLLDEPTNHLDAESVQWLEQHLAKYPGTVVAVTHDRYFLDHVAQWICEVDRGRLHGYEGNYSKYLETKETRLKVEGQKDAKRAKRLKEELEWVRSNAKGRQAKSKSRLARYEEMAAEADKMRKLDFEEIQIPPGPRLGNVVVEVDKLNKAFGEKVLIENLSFTLPRNGIVGVIGPNGAGKTTLFKMLQGLETPDSGDIKVGETVKISYVDQSRENIDPKKTLWAVVSDELDYINVGQVEMPSRAYVSAFGFKGPDQQKPAGVLSGGERNRLNLALTLKQGGNLLLLDEPTNDLDVETLSSLENALLEFPGCAVVVSHDRWFLDRVATHILAYEGESRWFWFEGNFESYEKNKIERLGADAARPHRATYKKLTRG, from the coding sequence TTGGCTGAGTACATCTACACGATGCGCAAGGCGCGCAAGGCGCACGGCGACAAGGTCATCCTCGATGACGTCTCGCTGAGCTTCCTGCCGGGCGCAAAGATCGGTGTCGTGGGTCCCAACGGCGCCGGTAAGTCCACGGTGCTGAAGATCATGGCCGGTCTTGAGCAGCCGTCGAACGGTGACGCGTTCCTCTCCCCGGGCTACACCGTCGGCATGCTCCTGCAGGAGCCGCCGCTGGACGAGTCCAAGACGGTGCTGCAGAACGTGCAGGACGGCGCCGCCGAGACCATGGGCAAGCTCCACCGCTTCAACGAGGTCGCCGAGCTCATGGCGACCGACTACTCCGACGCGCTGATGGAGGAGATGGGCAAGCTCCAGGAGGACCTTGACCACGCCAACGCGTGGGACCTGGACACCCAGCTGGAGCAGGCCATGGACGCGCTGGGCTGCCCGCCCGGCGACTGGCCGGTCACCAACCTCTCCGGTGGTGAGCGCCGCCGCGTCGCGCTGTGCAAGCTGCTGCTGGAAGCCCCCGACCTGCTGCTCCTCGACGAGCCCACCAACCACCTGGACGCCGAGTCCGTGCAGTGGCTGGAGCAGCACCTCGCGAAGTACCCCGGCACCGTCGTCGCCGTCACCCACGACCGGTACTTCCTCGACCACGTCGCCCAGTGGATCTGTGAGGTCGACCGCGGCCGCCTGCACGGCTACGAGGGCAACTACTCCAAGTACCTGGAGACCAAGGAGACCCGTCTCAAGGTCGAGGGCCAGAAGGACGCCAAGCGTGCCAAGCGTCTGAAGGAAGAGCTGGAGTGGGTCCGCTCCAACGCCAAGGGGCGGCAGGCCAAGTCCAAGTCGCGACTGGCCCGTTACGAGGAAATGGCCGCCGAGGCCGACAAGATGCGGAAGCTGGACTTCGAGGAGATCCAGATCCCGCCGGGCCCGCGTCTGGGCAATGTCGTCGTCGAGGTCGACAAGCTCAACAAGGCCTTCGGCGAGAAGGTCCTGATCGAGAACCTGAGCTTCACGCTGCCGCGCAACGGCATCGTCGGCGTCATCGGCCCGAACGGCGCCGGCAAGACCACGCTGTTCAAGATGCTCCAGGGTCTGGAGACCCCGGACTCCGGCGACATCAAGGTCGGCGAGACCGTCAAGATCTCCTACGTCGACCAGAGCCGCGAGAACATCGACCCCAAGAAGACCCTGTGGGCCGTGGTCTCCGACGAGCTCGACTACATCAACGTCGGCCAGGTCGAGATGCCCTCGCGCGCCTATGTGTCCGCGTTCGGCTTCAAGGGCCCGGACCAGCAGAAGCCGGCCGGGGTGCTCTCCGGTGGTGAGCGCAACCGCCTCAACCTGGCGCTCACCCTCAAGCAGGGCGGCAACCTGCTGCTCCTCGACGAGCCGACCAACGACCTCGACGTCGAGACCCTGTCCTCGCTGGAGAACGCGCTCCTGGAGTTCCCGGGCTGCGCCGTGGTCGTCTCCCACGACCGCTGGTTCCTGGACCGCGTCGCCACGCACATCCTGGCGTACGAGGGCGAATCCCGGTGGTTCTGGTTCGAGGGCAACTTCGAGTCGTACGAGAAGAACAAGATCGAGCGCCTCGGTGCGGACGCGGCCCGCCCGCACCGCGCCACGTACAAGAAGCTGACCCGGGGCTGA
- a CDS encoding LAETG motif-containing sortase-dependent surface protein, protein MLSMKRRGAARLAAAVVASGLVAAGAIATAGTAAADDTTPTHGGATATLGGLKTFDQAVVHNDGGDQRVGAGLFEMAVDNGGTLQTYCIDIHNPTQQQAKYQEVPWSASSLHNNGDAGKIRWILQNSYPQVNDLATLASKAGAGNLTEKTAAAGTQVAIWRFSDHVKVDAVDPAAEKLADYLEKNAQNVGEPKASLTLDPPAVSGKSGSKLGPVTVHTNADSVTISPAAGVPAGVKVVGKDGKPVTSAADGTQLFFDVPKGAADGSTSLTAQAATKVPVGRAFTGIGEHAKSQTQILAGSSESTVSAAATVSWKKQGAIPAITAEKNCAKGGVDVTAANKGDEAFRFQLSGKNYEIAPGKSQTVTVPVSEDQPYNITIKGEGGFKKSFSGVLDCKTAGSGGGKPSSKPSPASVGGSTGGDKGGDLAETGSSNATPMIAGVAVVLVVVGGAAVFFLRKKKTGTPAQ, encoded by the coding sequence ATGCTTTCGATGAAGAGGCGGGGCGCAGCTCGCCTTGCCGCCGCGGTCGTGGCCTCGGGCCTGGTCGCGGCGGGTGCGATAGCCACCGCGGGCACTGCCGCGGCGGATGACACGACCCCCACGCACGGGGGTGCCACCGCCACGCTCGGCGGTCTGAAGACCTTCGACCAGGCGGTCGTGCACAACGACGGAGGGGACCAGCGCGTAGGCGCGGGCCTCTTCGAGATGGCGGTCGACAACGGCGGCACGCTCCAGACGTACTGCATCGACATCCACAACCCGACGCAGCAGCAGGCGAAGTACCAGGAAGTGCCCTGGAGCGCCTCGTCGCTGCACAACAACGGGGACGCGGGCAAGATCCGCTGGATTCTGCAGAACTCGTACCCGCAGGTGAACGACCTGGCCACGCTCGCCTCCAAGGCCGGCGCCGGGAACCTCACCGAGAAGACCGCCGCGGCCGGCACCCAGGTCGCGATCTGGCGCTTCTCCGACCACGTCAAGGTGGACGCGGTCGACCCGGCGGCCGAGAAGCTTGCCGACTACCTCGAGAAGAACGCACAGAACGTCGGTGAGCCCAAGGCGTCGCTGACCCTGGACCCGCCGGCGGTGTCCGGCAAGTCCGGCAGCAAGCTCGGCCCGGTCACCGTGCACACCAACGCCGACAGCGTCACGATCTCCCCCGCCGCCGGTGTGCCGGCCGGTGTGAAGGTCGTCGGCAAGGACGGCAAGCCGGTCACCAGCGCCGCCGACGGCACCCAGCTGTTCTTCGACGTGCCCAAGGGCGCCGCCGACGGCAGCACCTCGCTGACCGCGCAGGCCGCCACCAAGGTCCCGGTCGGCCGTGCCTTCACCGGCATCGGTGAGCACGCCAAGAGCCAGACCCAGATCCTGGCCGGTTCCAGCGAGTCCACGGTCTCCGCGGCCGCCACGGTCTCCTGGAAGAAGCAGGGCGCCATCCCGGCGATCACCGCCGAGAAGAACTGCGCCAAGGGCGGCGTGGACGTCACGGCGGCCAACAAGGGCGATGAGGCCTTCCGCTTCCAGCTCTCCGGCAAGAACTACGAGATCGCCCCGGGCAAGTCGCAGACCGTGACCGTCCCGGTGTCCGAGGACCAGCCGTACAACATCACCATCAAGGGTGAGGGCGGCTTCAAGAAGTCCTTCTCCGGCGTCCTGGACTGCAAGACCGCCGGCAGCGGCGGCGGCAAGCCCTCCAGCAAGCCCAGCCCGGCCTCGGTCGGCGGCAGCACGGGCGGCGACAAGGGCGGCGACCTCGCCGAGACCGGTTCCAGCAACGCCACCCCGATGATCGCGGGCGTCGCGGTCGTCCTCGTCGTGGTCGGCGGCGCCGCGGTGTTCTTCCTCCGCAAGAAGAAGACCGGCACCCCGGCTCAGTGA
- a CDS encoding single-stranded DNA-binding protein has translation MVTLVGNAATAVEHRQTTAGVTVARFRLAATSRRWDRAQERWTDGGTSFYTVRSWRALADNVAASVAVGEPLVVQGRLRLREGEQPPERGGQRWFSAEVDAVAIGHDLARGTAAFRRVVRPPRTDADHGPPPSSAPHSSPSSRQGAPGQQEPGEEMLPAGRTPPSAAGSPAEPTESTEATEPTEGELPAAGEGPVAVEVPAARDAPAAGEALTAADGDTSTPAATPAAVQAQADARTLARKPAPATEPAEKPALAKRPAPARGPAKRPAPAEGPAKRPVSARRPALATRPAPAKPQSPAKPQPPTKSRPPAKRPPTDVISPPPELPEASVPSASAAACSPEKVAVS, from the coding sequence ATGGTGACGCTGGTGGGGAATGCCGCAACGGCGGTGGAGCACCGGCAGACGACGGCGGGTGTGACGGTGGCCAGGTTCCGGCTGGCGGCGACATCCCGCCGGTGGGACAGGGCGCAGGAGCGCTGGACCGACGGGGGGACGAGCTTCTACACGGTCCGGTCGTGGCGCGCGCTCGCCGACAATGTCGCGGCGTCGGTGGCGGTGGGGGAACCACTCGTCGTCCAGGGGCGCTTGCGGCTGCGGGAAGGGGAGCAGCCGCCTGAGCGGGGCGGGCAGCGCTGGTTCTCGGCGGAGGTCGACGCCGTGGCGATCGGCCACGATCTCGCGCGCGGCACCGCCGCCTTCCGGAGAGTCGTCCGGCCGCCGCGTACGGACGCCGACCACGGGCCGCCCCCGTCATCGGCGCCGCACTCCTCGCCCTCGTCGCGGCAAGGCGCTCCCGGACAACAAGAGCCCGGGGAAGAGATGTTGCCGGCCGGCCGGACACCGCCGAGCGCCGCCGGGTCACCGGCAGAACCAACAGAATCAACAGAGGCAACAGAACCGACAGAGGGGGAACTGCCGGCGGCCGGGGAAGGGCCGGTGGCCGTAGAGGTGCCGGCGGCCAGGGACGCACCGGCGGCTGGAGAGGCGCTGACAGCGGCGGACGGAGACACATCGACACCAGCGGCGACACCGGCGGCTGTCCAGGCCCAGGCCGACGCACGGACGCTCGCCAGGAAACCGGCACCGGCGACGGAACCCGCCGAGAAACCGGCACTCGCCAAGAGGCCTGCACCCGCAAGGGGACCTGCCAAGAGACCTGCACCCGCAGAGGGACCCGCCAAGAGACCGGTGTCCGCCAGGAGACCTGCGCTCGCCACGAGACCGGCGCCCGCCAAGCCACAGTCACCCGCCAAGCCACAGCCGCCTACCAAGTCACGGCCACCCGCCAAGAGGCCGCCGACCGACGTGATTTCGCCACCGCCCGAGCTCCCGGAAGCGTCCGTTCCGTCAGCCTCGGCTGCAGCCTGTTCGCCCGAGAAGGTCGCTGTGTCCTGA